The Carassius carassius chromosome 16, fCarCar2.1, whole genome shotgun sequence genome window below encodes:
- the LOC132159633 gene encoding zinc finger protein 239-like has protein sequence MKIHTGEKPYTCDQCGKSFSKANSFKLHLRYHSGKRPYTCDQCGKDFFRTDALKNHRKVHTQEKPHICSLCGKSFTELAALKKHQKRHSGVKNHMCFDCGNVFFDSAQLRRHQRTHTGEKPYKCSHCDKSFSQSEHLKTHERVHTGEKPYPCDQCGKSFARKGHLKGHIKNTHSKEAVSLHSSL, from the coding sequence ATgaaaatccacactggagagaaaccctacacatgtgatcagtgcgggaagagtttcagtAAGGCGAACAGCTTCAAATTACACCTGCGTTATCATTCTGGAAAAAGACCCTATACCTGTGATCAATGCGGTAAAGATTTTTTCAGGACAGATGCCCTGAAGAACCACCGGAAAGTTCATACACAGGAGAAGCCTCACATTTGTTctttgtgtggaaagagttttactgaGCTGGCTGCTTTAAAAAAACACCAGAAAAGACACAGCGGTGTGAAGAATCATATGTGCTTTGATTGTGGGAATGTATTTTTTGATAGTGCTCAACTGAGACGGCACCAGAGaactcacactggagaaaaaccttacaagtgttcacactgtgacaagagtttCAGTCAGTCagaacatctgaaaacacacgagagggtccacactggagagaagccgtacccatgtgatcagtgcgggaagagttttgcCCGAAAAGGACACCTTAAGGGtcacataaaaaacacacactcgaAAGAAGCCGTATCATTGCACTCATCGTTGTAG